One part of the Bacteroidia bacterium genome encodes these proteins:
- a CDS encoding acyl-CoA dehydrogenase, with amino-acid sequence MNLHLTEEHNLIRDMAREFAETVLKPGVIERDNEQHFPAELVNQMAELGFMGMQVDPNYGGGGMDTISYVIAIEELSRWDASASVIISVNNSLVCWGLNEFATHEQKEKYLKPLALGETVGAFCLSEPEAGSDATQQRTTAIDMGDHYLVNGTKNWITNGGRADTYLVMAHTDREKKHKGINCLIVEKGMEGFEVGPKEDKLGIRGSDTHSLNFNDVKVPKENRVGEDGFGFKFAMKTLNGGRIGIAAQALGIAAGAFDLALAYSKIRKAFGTEIFNHQAIQFKLADMKMELEASRALVYRAAWEKDQGMDYAASAAMAKLHASKTAMFCANEAIQIHGGNGYVKEYHVERFLRDAKITEIYEGTSEIQRMTIARDLR; translated from the coding sequence ATGAATTTACACTTGACGGAAGAACATAATTTGATTCGCGATATGGCCCGTGAGTTTGCCGAAACTGTTTTAAAGCCAGGGGTGATTGAGCGCGACAATGAGCAGCACTTTCCTGCTGAACTGGTAAATCAAATGGCAGAACTGGGATTCATGGGAATGCAGGTTGACCCCAATTATGGTGGAGGAGGAATGGATACGATTTCTTATGTAATAGCGATTGAAGAATTGTCCAGATGGGATGCCTCTGCTTCAGTGATCATTTCTGTAAATAATTCGCTGGTTTGTTGGGGTCTAAATGAATTTGCAACCCATGAGCAAAAGGAAAAATACCTCAAACCTCTTGCTCTGGGAGAAACTGTGGGAGCCTTCTGCCTTTCAGAACCCGAAGCGGGAAGTGATGCAACACAACAAAGGACTACCGCTATAGATATGGGAGATCATTATTTGGTGAATGGAACCAAAAACTGGATCACAAATGGAGGGCGTGCCGATACTTATCTGGTCATGGCGCACACAGATAGAGAAAAGAAACACAAAGGGATCAACTGCCTGATTGTCGAAAAAGGTATGGAAGGCTTTGAGGTGGGGCCTAAAGAGGATAAACTTGGAATCAGAGGTTCTGATACCCATTCCTTGAACTTTAACGATGTGAAAGTCCCCAAGGAGAATCGGGTAGGAGAGGATGGCTTTGGTTTTAAATTCGCCATGAAGACCCTCAACGGAGGTCGAATCGGTATTGCTGCTCAAGCCCTAGGTATTGCAGCAGGCGCTTTTGATTTAGCTTTAGCGTATTCCAAAATCCGCAAGGCTTTTGGGACCGAGATATTCAATCACCAGGCGATACAGTTTAAATTAGCCGATATGAAGATGGAACTGGAAGCTTCCAGAGCACTTGTCTATCGTGCTGCCTGGGAAAAGGATCAGGGAATGGATTATGCAGCATCCGCAGCTATGGCAAAACTCCATGCTTCAAAGACGGCTATGTTTTGTGCCAATGAAGCCATCCAGATCCATGGTGGAAATGGATATGTGAAAGAGTATCATGTAGAAAGGTTTCTTCGTGATGCCAAAATCACTGAAATCTATGAAGGTACCAGTGAGATCCAAAGAATGACCATCGCAAGAGACTTGCGCTAA
- a CDS encoding threonine/serine dehydratase, producing the protein MTTAIAPDLQSVQKAISFLENLTVKTPVHKWEGQVKDRLAGKDTEVYVKMELLQHGGSFKTRGALINMADLSEEELKRGVTAVSAGNHAIATSYAARLMNSHAKVVMPDNANPARIKKCKELGAEVILVPDVTEAFRMVEEIQEKEGRKFIHPFEGQLTATGTATLGYEFQQQVPKLDACIIPIGGGGLAAGMSTGLKLANPDIKIYGVEPVGADTMYRSFQSGNTERLDKVRTIADSLGAPFTMPYSMELCMQNLEKVVLIDDDMIKSSMELIFRELKQVVEPAGAASMAALLEKLKNDLSGKRVGVLICGSNIDLETFYQSLKNAKIW; encoded by the coding sequence ATGACAACTGCTATTGCTCCCGATCTCCAAAGCGTACAAAAAGCCATTTCCTTTCTGGAAAATCTGACAGTAAAAACCCCTGTTCATAAATGGGAAGGGCAGGTGAAAGATCGATTGGCAGGCAAGGATACAGAAGTCTATGTCAAAATGGAACTCCTGCAACATGGAGGGAGTTTCAAGACTCGGGGAGCTCTGATCAATATGGCAGATTTATCCGAAGAAGAATTAAAACGAGGAGTTACTGCCGTAAGTGCGGGAAATCATGCAATAGCTACTTCCTACGCAGCCCGTCTCATGAATAGTCATGCAAAGGTCGTGATGCCTGACAATGCTAATCCTGCAAGAATTAAAAAGTGCAAAGAATTGGGAGCTGAGGTAATTCTGGTTCCGGATGTTACGGAGGCATTTCGTATGGTTGAGGAAATTCAGGAAAAAGAAGGCAGAAAGTTTATTCATCCTTTCGAAGGGCAGCTTACCGCTACAGGAACCGCGACCCTGGGTTATGAATTTCAGCAACAAGTCCCCAAACTGGATGCCTGTATCATTCCTATTGGCGGTGGGGGTTTGGCAGCGGGGATGTCCACAGGCTTGAAACTGGCAAATCCGGATATCAAGATTTATGGGGTTGAACCAGTAGGGGCTGATACCATGTACAGAAGCTTTCAATCAGGCAACACGGAACGATTGGATAAGGTCAGAACCATTGCAGATAGTCTGGGAGCTCCCTTTACTATGCCATATAGTATGGAGCTTTGCATGCAAAATCTGGAAAAGGTTGTCTTGATTGATGACGACATGATAAAAAGCAGCATGGAGTTGATATTTCGCGAATTGAAGCAGGTCGTTGAGCCTGCAGGCGCCGCCTCTATGGCGGCCTTGTTAGAGAAATTGAAAAATGATCTTTCAGGGAAGCGGGTTGGCGTCCTAATTTGTGGTTCCAATATTGACCTCGAGACTTTCTATCAGTCGCTAAAAAATGCCAAAATATGGTAA